A window from Staphylococcus succinus encodes these proteins:
- a CDS encoding NAD(P)H-dependent oxidoreductase has product MNILIVYAHPEPQSFNSKLKDIAQTVLKENGNNVVVSDLYKMNFNPVAQKSDFKYLKNNNFFKYPIEQEHAYKNNILSKEIKSELSKLLWADIIIFQFPLWWSSVPAILKGWFDKVLIYGGIYGGAYGKFKNARLSNKKAIISTTTGSSEDSFKIHGSSGDIHKQVLFHISHGIVEYTGMQCLDTLIAYEIDKDQNSRDEYIEFFKNKIKYI; this is encoded by the coding sequence ATGAATATTCTAATAGTATATGCGCACCCTGAACCTCAATCTTTTAATAGTAAACTTAAAGATATTGCACAAACAGTATTGAAGGAGAATGGTAATAATGTCGTTGTATCTGATTTGTATAAAATGAATTTTAACCCTGTTGCTCAAAAATCTGATTTTAAATATTTAAAAAATAATAACTTTTTTAAATATCCTATAGAACAAGAGCATGCTTACAAAAATAACATATTAAGTAAGGAAATTAAATCTGAATTAAGCAAACTATTGTGGGCGGATATTATTATTTTTCAATTCCCTTTATGGTGGTCGAGTGTTCCTGCAATATTAAAAGGATGGTTTGATAAAGTTTTAATATATGGAGGGATTTATGGAGGGGCATATGGGAAGTTTAAGAACGCCAGATTATCTAATAAAAAAGCTATTATAAGTACAACAACTGGTTCATCAGAAGATAGTTTTAAAATACATGGTTCATCAGGAGATATACACAAACAAGTACTATTTCACATTAGTCATGGAATAGTTGAATATACTGGAATGCAATGTTTAGATACATTAATCGCATATGAAATTGATAAAGATCAAAATAGTAGAGATGAGTATATAGAATTTTTTAAAAACAAAATAAAGTATATTTAA
- the zwf gene encoding glucose-6-phosphate dehydrogenase produces the protein MDKNLSSLITIFGGTGDLSYRKLLPSIFNLYKKGHFKKLVIISTGLEDISDEEYRSKVKQILLSQENFEMVNLFLDNIFYFQQNVEDKTSWNKLKELSNDIDKKYCLDGNRLFYLAMNPQFFKIITQSISQSGLSDTNGFSRLIIEKPFGKDLKSAEDLNKHIRQYFKEEEIFRIDHYLGKEMVQNIESLRFGNTIFEPLWNNKYISNVQITLSETLGIEDRGQYYDSTGALKDMVQNHALQILTLIAMEKPESRNSKDIRLKKIELLNNIKFLKGADVHKYFVRGQYINGIINETPIMSYHEEKGVNSDSTTETFVAGKLLINNDRWKGTPFYIRTGKRLNKKAIEVVIEFKKLNSKLIYENDNEDVDCNLMVINIEPNAQISLYIYENKSTRNNRNHNIQIYNLIDKKQVVDAYESLICDALIGNQTNFVHWEELKHSWEFIDYISTEWKKSNVTIPQYKPGSFGPKESDQLLKQDNFEWWNNL, from the coding sequence TTGGATAAAAATTTATCATCATTAATAACAATATTTGGCGGAACAGGAGATTTAAGTTACAGGAAATTGCTACCTTCTATTTTTAATCTTTATAAAAAGGGTCACTTTAAGAAATTAGTTATCATTTCTACGGGTTTAGAGGATATAAGTGATGAAGAATATAGAAGTAAAGTAAAACAAATTTTATTAAGCCAAGAAAATTTTGAAATGGTGAACTTATTTTTAGATAACATATTTTACTTTCAACAAAATGTTGAAGATAAAACAAGTTGGAATAAATTAAAGGAACTTTCCAATGATATTGATAAAAAATATTGTTTGGATGGCAATAGATTATTTTACTTAGCAATGAATCCTCAATTTTTTAAAATTATAACTCAAAGCATAAGCCAATCAGGTCTTTCTGATACAAATGGATTTTCAAGATTAATAATAGAAAAACCATTTGGAAAAGATTTGAAATCTGCCGAAGACTTAAATAAACACATAAGACAGTATTTTAAAGAAGAAGAAATATTTAGAATAGATCATTATCTAGGTAAAGAGATGGTGCAAAATATTGAATCTTTACGTTTTGGTAATACAATATTTGAACCATTGTGGAACAACAAGTATATATCAAATGTTCAAATAACTCTATCGGAAACTTTAGGCATTGAAGATAGAGGCCAATACTATGATTCTACAGGAGCGCTTAAAGATATGGTGCAAAATCATGCACTACAAATACTTACTCTTATTGCTATGGAGAAACCCGAAAGCAGAAATAGTAAAGATATTAGACTAAAAAAAATCGAACTTTTAAACAATATAAAATTTTTGAAAGGGGCTGATGTACACAAATATTTTGTTAGAGGACAATATATTAATGGTATTATTAATGAAACTCCGATAATGTCATATCATGAAGAAAAAGGTGTTAATAGTGATTCAACAACAGAAACATTTGTAGCAGGGAAATTACTCATTAATAATGATAGATGGAAAGGGACACCGTTTTATATTCGTACAGGAAAGCGTTTAAATAAAAAAGCAATAGAAGTTGTTATAGAATTTAAAAAATTAAATAGTAAATTAATCTATGAAAATGATAATGAAGATGTTGATTGTAATTTAATGGTAATAAATATAGAACCTAATGCCCAAATATCACTATATATTTATGAAAATAAATCAACTAGAAATAATAGAAACCATAATATACAAATCTATAACTTAATAGATAAAAAACAAGTAGTGGATGCTTATGAATCACTTATATGTGATGCTTTAATAGGAAATCAAACTAATTTTGTACATTGGGAAGAACTTAAACATTCATGGGAATTTATAGATTATATAAGTACTGAATGGAAAAAATCTAACGTAACAATACCACAGTATAAACCAGGAAGTTTTGGACCTAAAGAAAGTGATCAATTACTTAAACAAGATAACTTTGAATGGTGGAATAATCTATAA
- the gndA gene encoding NADP-dependent phosphogluconate dehydrogenase, with protein sequence MSSNIGILGLGVMGKNLAWNIEDKKYSVSIHSRDNNEINDTIQKSHYQKIYPAYNLKEFVDSLEKPRKILLMIKAGSPTDNMINALLPLLDDEDILIDGGNTNYQDTIRRNKTLAESGVNFIGMGVSGGEVGALTGPSLMPGGQEAAYNKVSDILDAIAAKAQDGASCVTYIGPNGAGHYVKMVHNGIEYADMQLIAESYTMMKDLLGMSHTEISQTFKDWNAGELESYLIEITGDIFTKLDENNEPLVEKILDTAGQKGTGKWTSINALELGIPLTIITESVFARFISSIKEERVNASKSLNGPQASFDGNKEEFLEKIRKALYMSKICSYAQGFAQMRKSSEDHEWNLKLGELAMIWREGCIIRAQFLQKIKDAYDNNPELENLLLDPYFKNIVTDYQDALRDVVATGVKNGVPTPGFSASVNYYDSYRSEDLSANLIQAQRDYFGAHTYERKDREGVFHTQWDEE encoded by the coding sequence ATGTCTAGTAATATTGGAATTTTAGGTTTAGGTGTTATGGGGAAAAATCTTGCGTGGAACATCGAGGATAAGAAATATTCTGTGAGTATTCATAGTAGAGATAATAATGAAATTAATGATACTATTCAAAAGTCTCATTATCAAAAGATATATCCTGCGTATAACTTGAAAGAATTTGTAGATTCATTAGAAAAACCCCGTAAAATTTTGTTGATGATTAAGGCTGGTAGTCCTACGGATAACATGATAAATGCCTTACTTCCATTATTAGACGATGAAGATATTTTAATTGATGGTGGTAATACAAACTATCAAGATACAATTCGTCGAAATAAAACATTAGCTGAAAGTGGCGTTAATTTCATTGGTATGGGCGTATCAGGTGGTGAAGTAGGCGCTTTAACTGGTCCTTCATTAATGCCTGGTGGTCAAGAAGCCGCTTATAATAAAGTCAGTGATATCTTAGATGCCATTGCAGCTAAAGCGCAAGATGGTGCATCTTGCGTAACATACATTGGCCCAAATGGTGCAGGTCATTATGTGAAAATGGTTCATAACGGTATTGAATATGCAGATATGCAATTAATCGCTGAAAGTTATACAATGATGAAAGACTTATTAGGTATGAGTCATACTGAAATTTCTCAAACATTCAAAGATTGGAATGCTGGAGAACTCGAAAGTTACTTAATAGAAATTACTGGTGATATTTTCACTAAATTAGATGAAAATAATGAACCATTAGTAGAAAAAATATTAGATACTGCTGGTCAAAAAGGTACAGGTAAATGGACTTCTATTAATGCATTAGAATTAGGAATTCCATTAACAATTATCACTGAATCGGTATTTGCTCGTTTCATTTCATCCATTAAAGAAGAACGTGTTAATGCGTCTAAATCATTAAATGGACCACAAGCTTCATTTGATGGTAATAAAGAAGAATTCTTAGAAAAAATCAGAAAAGCATTATATATGAGTAAGATTTGTTCTTACGCTCAAGGCTTTGCGCAAATGAGAAAATCGAGCGAAGATCACGAATGGAACTTAAAATTAGGTGAACTGGCAATGATTTGGCGTGAAGGTTGTATCATTCGTGCACAATTCTTACAAAAAATTAAAGATGCTTACGATAATAATCCAGAACTTGAAAACTTATTATTAGATCCATACTTCAAAAATATTGTTACAGATTACCAAGATGCATTAAGAGACGTCGTAGCAACAGGCGTTAAAAACGGTGTACCGACACCAGGATTCTCTGCAAGTGTGAACTACTATGATAGTTATCGTTCTGAAGATTTGTCAGCTAATCTTATCCAAGCACAACGTGACTATTTTGGTGCACATACTTATGAACGTAAAGACCGTGAAGGTGTGTTCCACACACAATGGGATGAAGAGTAA